CCTTGAACCAACTTCTCTTGCAAGACTCTTGATAAAACCTGTCATTCCTGCCTTGGCAGCTGCATAATTGCACTGGCCGGGATTTCCGACAAGCCCAGTAACGGAACTTATCGCTATTATCCTGCCCCACCTGGCCTTCAGCATCGGGCGAAGAGCCTCTCTGGCACAGTAAAACAGCGATGAGAGGTCTGCCGTAATCACATCGTTCCAATCTTCGTCCTTCATCCTCATCAGAAGATTGTCCCTGGTGATGCCCGCATTGCACACGAGTATTTCTACGGGTCCCAGCTTGGAGGCAACTGCCGTAAACATCTCTTTCACCTCAGCTGCCGATGATACATCGGCCTTAAAGGCAAATGCTCTTCGTCCGATGGCTTCGATCTCAGCAACTGTCTCCCGGGCAGCTTTTTCTGACCTGCTGTAGTTTACTGCGACCGAACATCCCTTTCTGGCCAGTTCAAGGGCTGTTTCCCTGCCAATGCCCCTGCCGCCGCCTGTTACAAGGGCGATCTTTTCCTTCTGCATCAAATTCCCCCTTTCAAAAACTCAAGTGCCGCATCAAGTTCCTCGGGGCCCGAGACCGGGAAGGGCCTCTTGTTCTTTGATATTTTTCTTATCAGACCTGAAAGGACACTGCCGGGGCCAAGTTCAATATATCCCTCGGTCCCCTTGTTTTCCATCTCTATAACGCTCTGCATCCATAGCACAGGTGAAAATGTCTGCATGTAAAGGGCCTCTTTGAGAGTTCCCACATCCTGTACAGCCTTTGCTGCCGCATTTGTCACTATCGGACAGCAGGGAACATTCCAGCTGATGTTCTCAAATTCATCCCTGAGTTTTGATCCTACGGGACGCATAAGTTCGCAGTGGAAGGGTGCACTTACCCTGAGAGGAAGCACCTTTGCCCTGCCTGTCGCTTCTATTGCGGACGAGGCCCTGTCCACTGCGGTTTTGTGTCCTGAGATGACTATCTGTTCCTGCGAATTTATGTTGGCAGCTTCACATATCTCACCCTGCGCAGCTTCGTTGCAAAACCCGACAACTTCCTCCATGTTCATCCCTACGATGGCAGACATTGCGCCCACTCCAAGAGGAACAGCCTCCTGCATCAGAGTTCCCCTGAGATGGACCAGTCTTACTCCGTCAGAGAGGCTTATCGCCCCTGTTGCAACAAGTGAGGTGTATTCTCCGAGGCTGTGGCCTGCGGCAAGATATGGTTCAAGTTTTTTTCCGTAAGCGCTCTCAAGACCTCTCAATGCAGCTATACTCACTGTGAGGATAGCCGGCTGGGTTATCGCGGTCTTCATCAGGTCTTCCTTGGTGCCGTTGAATATGAGGTCGCTGATTTTGAATCCCAGCGCCTCGTCCGCCTCTTCAAAAACCATCCTCGATGCATCGAATTTGTCGTAAAGCTCCTTGCCCATGCCGGGTCTCTGTGCACCCTGTCCCGGGAATATGAGAGAATATTTCATCAGTCAGCAAACCTCTTCAATCTTTCGATCTCCGCCGCCGCGCCATTGATGATGTCCTCTATGATCGCCGCAGCGGGCTCAATTTTTCTGACAAGGCCGGCAGATTGTCCTGCCATCAGCGAGCCCCATTTTGTATCCCCCTCAACGACAGCAAGCCTCAGTTTGCCTGTGCCAAGTTTCTCGAGCTCTTCTACCGAAGCGCCCCTTTTTTCCAACTCCTCGAACTCTTTGGAGAGTTTATTCTTGAGGCCCCTCACGGGATGGCCTGTGGACCTGCCGGTCACCACGGTAGCTCTGTCGTTGGACTCAATAATTTTTTCTTTGTAATTGATGTGGACATTGGACTCGGCAGCACATACGAAGCGGGTGCCTACCTGGACTCCCTCTGCCCCAAGCGCAAATGCAGCTGCCATTCCTCTTCCGTCGGCGATCCCGCCTGCAGCGATCACAGGTATCGAAATGACATCTGTGACCTGAGGTACAAGGTTCATCGTGGTGATCTCGCCTATGTGTCCGCCGGCCTCAGTTCCTTCAGCCACTACAGCATCAGCCCCCTGCTTTGACACTCTTTCAGCATGAGCTGTGGATGCAATTACAGGCACCACCACAGTCCCGAGAGGCTTAAGCCTGTCAAGCACTTTGCCGGGCATACCCGCACCGGTCGTCACGACAGGCACTCTGTACTGGGCAGCGATCTCAAGCGCATCGTCGGCTGTCGGAGAAAGCAGCATTATGTTCATTGCGAATGGTTTGTCCGTCAATTTTCTTATCTTGACGATCTGTTGT
Above is a window of Synergistaceae bacterium DZ-S4 DNA encoding:
- the fabG gene encoding 3-oxoacyl-[acyl-carrier-protein] reductase; this encodes MQKEKIALVTGGGRGIGRETALELARKGCSVAVNYSRSEKAARETVAEIEAIGRRAFAFKADVSSAAEVKEMFTAVASKLGPVEILVCNAGITRDNLLMRMKDEDWNDVITADLSSLFYCAREALRPMLKARWGRIIAISSVTGLVGNPGQCNYAAAKAGMTGFIKSLAREVGSRGITANAVAPGYIDTDMTSVLPPEIRETMLKNIPSGRTGTPSDIAKAVAFLASDDSEYIQGQVIAVDGGMTM
- the fabD gene encoding ACP S-malonyltransferase — protein: MKYSLIFPGQGAQRPGMGKELYDKFDASRMVFEEADEALGFKISDLIFNGTKEDLMKTAITQPAILTVSIAALRGLESAYGKKLEPYLAAGHSLGEYTSLVATGAISLSDGVRLVHLRGTLMQEAVPLGVGAMSAIVGMNMEEVVGFCNEAAQGEICEAANINSQEQIVISGHKTAVDRASSAIEATGRAKVLPLRVSAPFHCELMRPVGSKLRDEFENISWNVPCCPIVTNAAAKAVQDVGTLKEALYMQTFSPVLWMQSVIEMENKGTEGYIELGPGSVLSGLIRKISKNKRPFPVSGPEELDAALEFLKGGI
- the fabK gene encoding enoyl-[acyl-carrier-protein] reductase FabK, which produces MFEHNRVTQLLKIKYPVIQGGMAWVADADLAAAVSNAGGLGVIAAASMPPELLEQQIVKIRKLTDKPFAMNIMLLSPTADDALEIAAQYRVPVVTTGAGMPGKVLDRLKPLGTVVVPVIASTAHAERVSKQGADAVVAEGTEAGGHIGEITTMNLVPQVTDVISIPVIAAGGIADGRGMAAAFALGAEGVQVGTRFVCAAESNVHINYKEKIIESNDRATVVTGRSTGHPVRGLKNKLSKEFEELEKRGASVEELEKLGTGKLRLAVVEGDTKWGSLMAGQSAGLVRKIEPAAAIIEDIINGAAAEIERLKRFAD